A single window of Granulicella mallensis MP5ACTX8 DNA harbors:
- a CDS encoding D-alanine--D-alanine ligase family protein, producing the protein MAKKKLRVGILFGGKSGEHEISLRSARSILKAIDRKKYDVVELGITKEGRWLQSSAAQALLGGESQPSEDLSGETGLTIAAAAAEPAAGTGLDVVFPVLHGTFGEDGTIQGLFELADIAYVGSGVLGSSAGMDKDAMKRMFFAAGLPMTPHVTLLRSEWRADAKKSTRLIEKTLQYPVFVKPANLGSSVGISKVKSRADLAVAMDLAASFDRKIVIEQGVGGPGVKPRELEVAVLGNDTPEASVVGEIVPAKEFYDYEAKYELNGADESVSIIPAKLTKAEEKKIRAMAIAAFRACDCAGLARVDFLMAPASKGKPAEIVLNEINTLPGFTSISMYPKLWGASGVNYSKLIDRLIELALERHREKQQTHFSR; encoded by the coding sequence ATGGCAAAGAAAAAACTACGCGTAGGCATTCTGTTTGGGGGCAAGAGCGGCGAGCACGAGATCTCGCTACGTTCCGCTCGCTCCATTCTCAAAGCAATCGACCGCAAAAAGTACGATGTGGTCGAGTTAGGCATCACCAAAGAAGGCCGCTGGCTGCAAAGCTCCGCCGCCCAGGCGCTGCTCGGCGGGGAATCGCAGCCGAGCGAAGACCTCAGCGGCGAAACCGGTCTCACCATCGCCGCGGCTGCGGCCGAACCCGCTGCGGGCACGGGCCTCGATGTGGTCTTCCCGGTGTTGCACGGTACCTTCGGCGAAGACGGCACCATTCAGGGTCTCTTCGAGCTAGCTGACATCGCCTATGTCGGTTCGGGCGTGCTCGGTTCGTCCGCAGGCATGGATAAGGACGCGATGAAGCGCATGTTCTTCGCCGCGGGCCTGCCCATGACGCCGCACGTCACCCTACTGCGCAGCGAGTGGCGCGCCGACGCGAAGAAGTCCACGCGCCTCATCGAAAAGACGTTGCAATACCCCGTCTTCGTAAAGCCCGCGAACCTGGGCAGCTCGGTCGGTATCAGCAAGGTGAAGTCGCGCGCGGACCTCGCCGTTGCGATGGACCTCGCCGCGAGCTTCGACCGCAAAATCGTCATCGAGCAGGGAGTCGGCGGCCCCGGAGTCAAGCCGCGTGAGCTCGAAGTCGCGGTGCTGGGTAATGACACGCCTGAGGCCTCGGTGGTGGGCGAAATCGTGCCTGCGAAGGAGTTCTACGACTACGAGGCCAAGTACGAGCTCAACGGCGCGGATGAGAGCGTCAGCATCATCCCGGCGAAACTCACGAAGGCCGAAGAGAAGAAGATTCGTGCGATGGCCATTGCGGCCTTCCGCGCCTGCGACTGCGCGGGGCTGGCACGTGTGGACTTTCTGATGGCTCCTGCCTCCAAGGGCAAGCCTGCGGAGATTGTGCTGAACGAGATCAATACGCTGCCGGGCTTTACCTCGATCAGCATGTATCCCAAGCTATGGGGGGCAAGCGGCGTTAACTATTCGAAGCTCATCGATCGCCTGATAGAGCTTGCGCTGGAACGCCATCGCGAGAAGCAGCAGACGCACTTCAGCCGGTAG
- the ilvA gene encoding threonine ammonia-lyase, whose amino-acid sequence MPSTTPALTLADTLAARERIGSSIYLTPATRSEMLSRITGQEVFLKLENLQMTGSFKERGALNKIATLTPEQGARGVVAASAGNHAQGVAYHATRRGIRAVIVMPITTPLVKVTATRGFGAEVVLHGANYDEACAEATRLCEAQGMTFIHPFDDPLVMAGQGTIGLELLEQIDNLEAVIVPIGGGGLIGGVACAVKELKPGIRVIGVQTSRLPSMQTAVRDHHPTTLDPATTIADGIAVRRAGEVTFPVVDKYVDEIVTVDEDEIASSILTLLEREKTLAEGAGATALAALLQQRTSLPKGMRTAVLVSGGNIDVTLLSRIIERGLVQDGRMIRLRIHLLDRPGALTDLTVIIARHRANIVDTLYNRAYYGVNLGDTTIDITMETRGREQVEELLAALTAEGYRHSRVL is encoded by the coding sequence ATGCCTTCCACGACTCCAGCTCTCACGCTCGCCGATACCCTCGCCGCCCGCGAACGCATCGGCAGTTCGATCTACCTCACGCCTGCAACCCGTTCCGAGATGCTCTCGCGCATTACCGGGCAGGAAGTCTTCCTGAAGCTCGAAAACCTGCAGATGACGGGCAGCTTCAAGGAGCGTGGCGCTCTGAACAAGATCGCCACGTTGACCCCCGAACAGGGCGCGCGCGGAGTCGTCGCCGCCAGTGCCGGCAATCACGCGCAGGGTGTGGCGTATCACGCGACGCGTCGCGGCATTCGTGCCGTCATCGTAATGCCGATCACCACACCGCTCGTCAAAGTCACGGCCACGCGCGGCTTCGGCGCGGAGGTCGTGCTGCACGGCGCAAACTATGACGAGGCCTGCGCAGAGGCCACCCGGCTGTGCGAGGCGCAGGGCATGACCTTCATCCACCCCTTCGATGACCCCCTCGTCATGGCGGGGCAGGGAACCATCGGGCTCGAGCTGCTGGAACAGATCGACAATCTTGAAGCGGTGATCGTGCCTATCGGCGGCGGCGGCCTCATCGGGGGTGTCGCCTGCGCGGTCAAAGAATTGAAGCCGGGCATCCGCGTCATCGGGGTGCAGACCTCGCGTCTCCCTTCGATGCAGACAGCCGTCCGCGACCACCATCCCACCACGCTCGATCCCGCGACCACCATCGCCGACGGTATCGCCGTGCGCCGCGCCGGCGAAGTCACTTTTCCCGTCGTCGACAAATATGTAGATGAGATCGTCACCGTCGACGAGGACGAGATCGCCAGCTCGATCCTGACCCTGCTCGAACGCGAGAAGACGCTCGCTGAAGGTGCCGGAGCCACCGCGCTGGCCGCTCTGTTGCAGCAGCGCACCTCGCTGCCGAAGGGCATGCGCACCGCGGTCCTCGTCAGTGGCGGCAACATCGACGTCACCCTGCTGAGCCGAATCATCGAGCGAGGCCTGGTGCAGGACGGCCGTATGATCCGCCTGCGCATCCACCTGCTCGACCGCCCCGGCGCCCTCACCGATCTCACGGTGATCATTGCCCGGCACCGCGCCAACATCGTCGATACGCTCTACAACCGTGCCTACTACGGGGTGAACCTGGGCGACACGACCATCGACATTACGATGGAGACCCGCGGTCGCGAGCAGGTCGAAGAGCTGCTCGCCGCTCTCACCGCCGAAGGCTATCGCCACAGCCGCGTCCTGTAA
- a CDS encoding TIGR03118 family protein has protein sequence MKSLSRLTVYTALSLSMAATAAFGQHYTQTNLVSNVSGVAPITDPQLVNPWGLSRGSSGDWWVSDNLTGFSTLYNGAGTKNSLIVTIPPADPNNKKTPIGSPTGTIFNASPTDFLLPGGLAAEFLFCTIDGSLVAWNANVAIAPGAVAPSTHAITVAKNTDGTSYTGLTSAFIDNRRFLYAANFGKGRVDVYDNAFHRVELRGGRNAFRDELLPRNFVPFNVQAIGNDIVVTYVLHEEGKQVETDGPGLGRVDIYTSEGVLLQRLESGDFMNAPWGVALAPLDFGRFSHDLLVAQFAGGGTTENSGVIAAFDLVTGRFDGLLQDAKGKTLVVPGIWAISPGNVAPANSDPAASPAAQLYFTAVPINGGAPGGLFGYLTAISSELVEGGGQ, from the coding sequence GTGAAATCATTGTCTCGTCTCACTGTTTATACCGCATTATCGTTATCGATGGCAGCTACCGCTGCTTTCGGACAGCACTATACCCAGACGAATCTCGTCTCCAATGTCTCAGGAGTCGCTCCCATTACCGACCCGCAGCTGGTCAATCCCTGGGGACTCTCCCGCGGCTCCAGCGGCGATTGGTGGGTCTCCGATAATCTGACCGGTTTCAGCACTCTCTACAATGGTGCCGGAACCAAGAACTCTCTCATCGTTACCATTCCCCCTGCAGATCCGAATAACAAGAAGACTCCGATCGGTTCTCCCACGGGAACGATCTTCAACGCCAGCCCTACCGATTTCTTATTGCCCGGCGGTCTTGCTGCTGAATTTCTCTTCTGCACCATCGATGGCAGCCTCGTCGCCTGGAATGCAAATGTAGCTATCGCACCGGGAGCCGTGGCACCGTCGACCCATGCCATCACCGTAGCGAAAAACACAGACGGAACAAGCTACACGGGCTTGACCAGTGCCTTTATTGATAACCGGCGCTTCCTCTATGCGGCTAACTTTGGCAAAGGCCGTGTGGATGTTTATGACAACGCGTTTCATCGTGTGGAGCTGCGGGGAGGAAGAAATGCTTTCAGGGACGAGCTGTTGCCCCGTAACTTTGTGCCCTTCAACGTGCAGGCAATCGGCAACGATATCGTCGTAACCTATGTCCTTCACGAAGAGGGAAAACAGGTTGAAACCGATGGTCCAGGTCTTGGCCGTGTGGATATCTACACTTCAGAGGGCGTATTGCTGCAACGCCTGGAGAGTGGAGATTTTATGAACGCTCCCTGGGGCGTGGCTCTTGCCCCGCTCGATTTCGGGCGCTTCAGCCATGACTTGCTGGTTGCGCAATTTGCGGGCGGCGGCACGACAGAAAACAGCGGCGTAATTGCGGCTTTCGATCTTGTTACCGGAAGGTTCGATGGATTGTTGCAGGACGCTAAGGGCAAGACGCTGGTCGTTCCGGGCATCTGGGCCATCAGCCCCGGCAATGTGGCACCAGCGAACAGCGATCCTGCGGCTTCACCCGCAGCCCAGCTGTACTTCACGGCTGTTCCAATAAACGGCGGAGCCCCAGGTGGATTGTTCGGCTATCTGACGGCGATTTCATCTGAGCTTGTAGAAGGCGGCGGACAGTAA
- a CDS encoding carboxypeptidase regulatory-like domain-containing protein has product MDANRIRLGHRCVERMSGKDQFQTAGTMRGHWLVALFAAAMLLFTTAGRAQIAGTASIQGTVTDPSGAVIPNAPVTIVEGTTQVKHTTASGQNGLYSFPNINIGTYNLTVAAPGFKTYNQRNIVLEVGSSIGINVTMPVGEASQQVEVQADGIALQTEDSSFKQTVDQKTLTELPLNGRQVTSLIGLSGASVPGNALTQGNKGFFSSVSPNIAGGQGNQTDFRLDGGDNNDYESNTSFAFPFPDAVAQFSVETTALGAQSGSHPAGLVNVVTRSGSNQWHGTAFEFIRNNIINANSFFSPTKDSLHQNQFGGTVGGKVIKDKLFFFAGYQRLNFSQNSATNTAFVPTAANLAGDFSHTNSSACVTSIKAGQQIQLFNPITGALLKNDQISPISAANPNGFSPAALALDKFLPTTSDPCGKVSYSIPFLQTENQFITRIDSTLTPKHSLYGRYFLDGYTTPAFFSPTNILLTANPGNTERAQTLTIGETWVASSKLVNTVHLTATRRSNERGPAAQGINATDLGIDVFQQVPIGLRVQGGKFLTYCSTCATGIFNVNAFSVADDVNMVLGKNQLVFGGEFVRAELNVNNAFTSNGTFNFTGIFSQKGPGQNLKYTAPAGDTTDVAGTDANLDFLTGAMPTFAQSKPQQNALRAPIPSLYIQDTYHATPKLVISAGLRWGPEYVPTDYFGRGSTFDMASFLANKHSTVFPNAPAGSFFYGDPGVPKNFTQNSLNQFSPRFGITYDPIGDGKTVFRAGSSLVYDETNLFNASEVLANPPFATQVTNSATATGPLSFDHPWVGGTTPGNPFPMPFTPPSTTTFSNQSQYIVYPKHFQSPYVIQYTASLQHELPRGWQFQLDYIGNKTTHAAYGYPLNPAVYIPGVSTGAGSCAPLPTAPAPGTACSTTGNQASRFLLTLDNPSQGVKYLGGGAGTVLMVPGATAHYNALVATIQHRASASFVFLANYTWSHCLDIQDNPGAFNSTAVEDPNNIRRDMANCGFDRRHIINSSLVAESHFGLSGWQGYAINHWELAPLLRITSGAPFNVTSGTDNSLTDIGNDRPNLVSISPYTKTKTQLAQGTNSLFITSAAFTQNATGTYGNLGRNAFFGPRLFQLDATLSRTFPLHDRLAMVLRIESFNVLNHPNFNNPTSTSLLSSTFGQITQSQGNNTTTGPGAPRIFQGAVKLTF; this is encoded by the coding sequence ATGGACGCGAATCGCATACGGCTGGGGCATCGCTGTGTTGAAAGAATGTCAGGCAAGGACCAGTTTCAGACCGCAGGTACGATGCGTGGCCATTGGTTGGTGGCTCTTTTTGCAGCCGCGATGCTCCTGTTTACCACTGCAGGCAGGGCTCAGATCGCCGGTACAGCCAGCATCCAGGGCACGGTAACGGATCCCAGCGGCGCTGTGATTCCGAATGCTCCCGTGACCATCGTTGAAGGCACGACGCAGGTGAAGCACACCACCGCCAGCGGCCAGAACGGACTCTACAGCTTTCCCAATATCAATATCGGCACTTATAACCTGACGGTTGCAGCGCCGGGCTTCAAGACTTATAACCAGCGCAATATCGTGCTGGAAGTCGGCAGCAGCATCGGCATCAATGTAACGATGCCGGTCGGCGAAGCCAGCCAGCAGGTAGAGGTCCAGGCCGACGGAATTGCTTTGCAGACGGAAGACTCTTCGTTCAAGCAGACCGTCGATCAGAAGACCCTCACGGAGCTACCCCTCAACGGCCGCCAGGTGACATCCCTGATCGGACTCTCCGGAGCGTCTGTCCCCGGTAACGCTCTTACACAGGGAAATAAGGGCTTCTTCAGCTCGGTCTCCCCGAACATCGCGGGCGGACAGGGCAATCAAACCGACTTCCGGTTGGACGGCGGCGACAACAACGACTACGAGTCCAACACCAGCTTTGCCTTCCCTTTCCCGGATGCTGTCGCGCAGTTCAGCGTCGAGACCACAGCGCTGGGTGCACAGAGCGGCTCTCACCCCGCCGGCCTGGTCAATGTGGTGACACGCTCCGGATCGAACCAGTGGCATGGAACGGCCTTCGAATTTATTCGCAACAACATCATTAACGCGAACAGCTTCTTTTCTCCTACCAAAGACTCACTGCATCAGAACCAGTTCGGCGGCACCGTCGGCGGCAAGGTCATCAAGGACAAGCTGTTTTTCTTTGCCGGCTACCAGCGTCTGAACTTCTCTCAGAACAGCGCCACCAATACAGCATTCGTTCCTACGGCCGCTAACCTGGCGGGTGATTTTTCCCATACGAACTCAAGTGCTTGCGTGACCAGCATCAAGGCCGGGCAGCAGATCCAGCTCTTCAACCCCATTACCGGGGCTCTGCTTAAGAACGACCAGATCAGCCCGATCAGCGCCGCGAATCCTAACGGGTTCTCACCCGCTGCACTGGCTTTGGACAAGTTTCTTCCTACAACCTCTGACCCTTGCGGCAAGGTGAGCTACTCCATCCCTTTCCTGCAGACAGAGAACCAGTTCATCACCCGTATCGATTCCACACTCACCCCGAAGCACAGCCTCTATGGCCGGTACTTTCTTGACGGGTACACCACTCCCGCATTCTTCTCGCCCACCAATATCCTCCTGACGGCTAACCCGGGTAACACCGAGCGCGCACAGACTCTCACCATCGGTGAGACCTGGGTCGCGAGTTCGAAGCTCGTCAATACGGTTCACCTCACAGCGACTCGGAGATCGAACGAGCGCGGCCCGGCTGCACAGGGAATCAATGCGACGGACCTGGGCATCGACGTCTTTCAACAGGTCCCGATCGGACTGCGTGTGCAGGGAGGCAAGTTCCTCACCTATTGCAGCACCTGCGCCACCGGCATCTTCAATGTCAACGCCTTCTCCGTTGCCGATGACGTCAACATGGTTCTGGGTAAGAACCAGCTTGTCTTCGGTGGAGAGTTCGTTCGCGCCGAGCTCAACGTCAACAATGCGTTCACGTCGAACGGCACCTTCAACTTCACCGGTATCTTCAGCCAGAAGGGCCCGGGTCAGAATCTCAAGTACACCGCTCCCGCGGGCGATACCACCGACGTTGCAGGTACGGATGCCAACCTCGACTTCCTGACCGGTGCGATGCCCACCTTCGCGCAGAGCAAGCCTCAACAGAACGCACTGCGTGCGCCGATCCCCAGCCTGTACATTCAGGATACCTATCACGCGACTCCCAAGCTGGTCATCTCCGCCGGCCTGCGCTGGGGGCCGGAATATGTTCCCACCGATTACTTCGGTCGCGGATCGACGTTCGACATGGCCAGCTTTCTGGCCAACAAGCACAGCACCGTATTTCCCAACGCTCCCGCCGGTAGCTTCTTCTACGGGGATCCGGGCGTGCCGAAAAATTTCACCCAGAACTCTCTCAACCAGTTCTCTCCGCGCTTCGGCATTACCTACGATCCCATCGGAGACGGCAAGACTGTCTTCCGCGCCGGCTCGTCGCTGGTCTATGACGAGACCAATCTGTTCAATGCCTCCGAAGTGCTGGCCAATCCGCCCTTCGCCACCCAGGTCACGAACAGCGCTACAGCTACAGGCCCTCTCAGCTTCGATCATCCATGGGTCGGGGGGACAACGCCGGGCAATCCTTTCCCGATGCCGTTTACTCCGCCCTCCACCACCACGTTCAGCAACCAGAGCCAGTACATCGTCTATCCGAAGCACTTCCAGTCGCCCTACGTGATTCAGTACACGGCTAGCCTGCAGCATGAGTTGCCGCGCGGATGGCAGTTCCAGCTCGACTACATCGGCAACAAAACCACGCATGCAGCCTATGGTTATCCTCTGAACCCGGCTGTCTATATCCCCGGTGTTTCGACCGGCGCCGGCTCGTGCGCTCCTCTGCCCACCGCGCCGGCTCCCGGTACTGCATGTTCCACCACGGGCAACCAGGCCAGCCGTTTTCTTCTCACGTTGGATAACCCCAGCCAGGGTGTGAAGTATCTGGGCGGCGGTGCCGGCACCGTGCTCATGGTTCCTGGCGCCACGGCTCACTACAACGCGCTGGTGGCTACGATCCAGCATCGTGCCTCCGCCAGCTTCGTCTTCCTCGCGAACTACACCTGGTCTCATTGCCTTGACATTCAGGACAATCCGGGAGCCTTCAACAGCACGGCTGTAGAGGATCCGAACAACATTCGCCGTGACATGGCGAACTGCGGATTTGATCGCCGCCACATCATCAACAGCTCTCTGGTAGCCGAGAGCCACTTCGGTCTTTCGGGCTGGCAGGGCTATGCCATCAATCACTGGGAGCTCGCACCGCTGCTCCGCATCACCAGCGGCGCGCCCTTCAATGTGACTTCGGGAACGGACAACTCGCTCACCGATATCGGCAACGATCGTCCTAATCTGGTTTCCATCTCGCCTTATACCAAGACGAAGACCCAACTGGCCCAGGGAACAAACTCGCTCTTTATTACATCGGCAGCCTTTACACAGAATGCGACGGGCACCTATGGAAATCTTGGCCGCAATGCCTTCTTCGGTCCCAGGCTCTTCCAGTTGGATGCGACCCTGAGCCGCACCTTCCCGCTCCACGACCGTTTGGCGATGGTCCTGCGTATTGAGAGCTTCAATGTGCTGAACCATCCGAACTTCAACAACCCCACCAGCACCAGCCTGCTCTCGTCTACCTTCGGACAGATTACTCAGTCCCAGGGCAACAACACGACGACAGGTCCGGGCGCTCCCAGAATCTTCCAGGGAGCGGTCAAGCTCACCTTCTAA
- a CDS encoding glycoside hydrolase family 28 protein, protein MNHPEWARRTFLKRAGQGLASLPLLSALPAMLEAKTPAKSSAKNHIESVLPKPVVKLNVRDFGAVGDGKTKDTLALQQTLDRCSLLGGGEVFVPAGEYLTGALVLRSNTLLRLDGDASLLGSPDVADYPLTQVRWEGRWIKGYIGFISAMDAENIGIVGKGKIVGNTAIKGRVERATQFRNPALLEFVSCRNVRVEDCFTSQNDMWSIHPTYCENITFKNVTVHSGADGIDVDSCKHVVIDGCDFDTHDDCISLKSGRGEEGYTILRPTEDVQISNCTFMDHFWACIGIGSETSGGIRNVRVNHCKCLGARTFAIYIKSRPGRGAFIEDISMNDLEVSGAKQGFLRFNILDSGKQDEFPVPGEEGIPTIRNFHFSNIRVTDMPVLVDGVGIHPSKPLEGFSLTNVTGTCGKGISLANIKHAVVRDIKVTGFTGPLLSAHNVTGTGLNGAATLDAAKVPEPVPVPAQPYMLH, encoded by the coding sequence ATGAATCATCCTGAGTGGGCGCGACGTACCTTCCTGAAGAGAGCCGGGCAAGGCCTGGCCTCTCTGCCCCTGCTGTCGGCTCTGCCTGCGATGCTTGAAGCGAAGACTCCAGCGAAGTCCTCTGCCAAGAACCACATTGAATCTGTTCTGCCCAAGCCTGTCGTCAAGCTGAACGTGCGTGACTTCGGCGCTGTAGGCGATGGCAAGACCAAGGACACCCTCGCCCTGCAGCAGACGCTGGATCGCTGCAGCCTGCTGGGCGGAGGAGAGGTCTTCGTCCCTGCGGGCGAGTATCTGACCGGCGCGCTCGTACTACGCTCCAACACGCTCCTGCGGCTCGATGGCGATGCCTCTCTCCTCGGCTCGCCGGACGTGGCCGACTATCCACTGACGCAGGTTCGCTGGGAAGGCCGCTGGATCAAGGGTTACATCGGCTTCATCTCCGCCATGGATGCCGAGAACATCGGCATCGTAGGAAAAGGCAAGATCGTCGGTAACACCGCCATCAAGGGCCGCGTCGAGCGCGCGACGCAGTTCCGCAACCCTGCGCTGCTGGAGTTCGTCAGCTGCAGGAACGTTCGCGTAGAAGATTGCTTCACCAGCCAGAACGACATGTGGTCGATCCACCCGACTTACTGCGAGAACATCACGTTCAAGAACGTGACGGTGCATAGCGGAGCGGACGGGATCGACGTCGACTCCTGCAAGCATGTCGTGATCGATGGCTGCGACTTCGACACCCATGACGACTGCATCTCGCTCAAGTCAGGCCGTGGTGAAGAGGGCTACACCATCCTTCGCCCGACCGAGGATGTGCAGATCTCCAATTGCACGTTCATGGATCACTTCTGGGCCTGCATCGGCATCGGCAGCGAGACCTCCGGCGGCATTCGCAACGTCCGTGTCAACCACTGCAAGTGTCTCGGTGCGAGAACCTTCGCGATCTACATCAAGAGCCGTCCGGGCCGCGGCGCGTTCATCGAAGATATCTCGATGAACGACCTCGAGGTCTCCGGCGCAAAGCAGGGCTTTCTGCGCTTTAACATTCTGGACAGCGGCAAGCAGGACGAGTTCCCGGTCCCCGGAGAGGAAGGTATTCCGACGATTCGGAACTTCCACTTCAGCAATATTCGCGTGACAGATATGCCGGTGTTGGTCGATGGCGTTGGAATCCATCCAAGCAAGCCGCTCGAAGGCTTCTCGCTGACGAATGTAACGGGCACCTGCGGCAAGGGAATCTCACTTGCGAATATCAAGCACGCGGTAGTGCGCGATATCAAAGTAACTGGATTTACCGGGCCTCTGCTCAGTGCCCATAACGTAACGGGAACCGGACTCAACGGTGCCGCTACTCTCGATGCAGCGAAGGTTCCCGAACCGGTTCCAGTACCGGCACAGCCTTACATGCTGCACTAA
- a CDS encoding alpha/beta hydrolase family protein — protein sequence MYRFSSVIFRSFATTALLGTLAYAQAPAAPAKIDPNSPANIGRAELVQYLDSIAAQDTATRHAAVAALSSRAEAEDRQAVVRKKILSLIGGLPERTPLNAKTLGVTQANGFRIEKILFESQPGFPVTALLYLPDGKPAGEKLSAVLIAPGHGPAGKASDYFTAATFARNGFVVLSYDPIGQGERLQYPDPSKPDASLASRPTGEHGEAGLQPSLIGDAISRYFVWDAMRGIDYLSQRPEVDPKRIGAFGCSGGGAMTALTGALDTRVAATAVACYNTSFDTLLASIGPQDGEQSIPGFIAAGLDFPDWIELVAPRPYAAVATYSDMFPFAGARTTVSEARRFYALFDPASAGMPSASAAEAAAQSHPTAPALNIDTPNAVPLTARLQFITGPGGHGALSPIMGNIVGFFLRNLQPGSDADHPLLPPPIPRGAPTGLPKDALQVTSTGQVATSYPHAETIFTLNLKHAAQAIPSSRPVLAGEKLAVAIRETTGAKAKPGASKQESATQSTKTGEFQLETAPNVNLRGTLSVPPTAGRHPAVLLLAPESIDADNPRAQANKAEFEKLTAAGNIVLAVTPSPSPAGTDDMKSPILGPFYLLSLRAELVKHTLVGMRVDDVIRLVDALASRPDVDASRITAIGSGHMGLVLLHAAVLDARLKHITIDHVLSSYHSLLEAPLPIGASEDIIPGVLLHYDIPDLAKALGTRLTETEPLKGTDDLSQTSTPLETLRNQ from the coding sequence ATGTATCGATTCTCTTCCGTGATCTTCCGTAGCTTCGCCACCACCGCTCTGCTCGGCACCCTAGCCTACGCCCAGGCTCCTGCCGCACCCGCAAAGATCGACCCCAACAGCCCCGCCAATATCGGCCGCGCGGAACTCGTCCAGTACCTCGACAGCATCGCAGCACAGGATACAGCCACTCGCCATGCTGCGGTCGCCGCACTCTCAAGCCGCGCAGAAGCAGAAGACCGCCAGGCCGTCGTTCGCAAGAAGATCCTCTCCCTCATCGGAGGCCTCCCCGAGCGCACGCCCCTCAACGCAAAGACTCTGGGAGTCACCCAGGCCAACGGCTTCCGCATCGAGAAAATTCTCTTCGAGAGCCAGCCCGGATTTCCCGTCACGGCTCTCCTCTATCTACCCGACGGCAAGCCTGCAGGAGAAAAGCTCTCCGCGGTCCTCATCGCTCCCGGTCACGGCCCGGCAGGCAAGGCGAGCGACTACTTTACCGCAGCCACCTTTGCGCGTAACGGCTTTGTCGTTCTCTCCTACGACCCAATCGGACAGGGCGAGCGCCTCCAGTATCCCGACCCCAGCAAGCCCGACGCCAGCCTCGCCTCGCGTCCCACCGGCGAACATGGCGAAGCTGGCCTGCAACCTTCGTTGATCGGCGATGCCATCTCCCGCTACTTCGTCTGGGACGCCATGCGCGGCATCGACTACCTCAGTCAGCGTCCCGAGGTTGACCCCAAACGCATCGGAGCCTTCGGCTGCTCCGGCGGCGGAGCCATGACCGCGCTTACAGGCGCACTCGACACCCGTGTGGCCGCCACTGCCGTCGCCTGCTACAACACCTCGTTCGATACGCTTCTCGCGTCCATCGGCCCGCAGGACGGCGAGCAATCCATTCCCGGCTTTATCGCCGCCGGTCTGGACTTCCCGGACTGGATCGAGCTCGTAGCTCCGCGTCCCTACGCCGCGGTCGCGACCTACTCCGACATGTTCCCCTTCGCCGGTGCACGTACAACGGTCTCGGAGGCACGCCGCTTCTACGCACTCTTCGATCCTGCAAGCGCGGGCATGCCCTCGGCCTCTGCGGCAGAGGCGGCAGCTCAGTCTCACCCCACGGCACCTGCTCTCAACATCGACACGCCCAACGCCGTGCCGCTGACAGCGCGCCTGCAGTTCATCACCGGCCCCGGCGGACATGGTGCCCTGAGCCCGATCATGGGCAACATCGTCGGCTTCTTTCTGCGCAACCTCCAGCCGGGCTCTGACGCCGATCACCCCTTGCTGCCGCCGCCCATCCCTCGCGGCGCACCCACCGGTCTGCCCAAGGATGCTCTACAAGTCACGAGCACCGGCCAGGTGGCGACGAGCTACCCGCACGCTGAAACCATCTTTACTCTCAATCTGAAACATGCGGCTCAGGCGATCCCTTCCAGCCGCCCCGTCCTCGCTGGAGAAAAGCTGGCCGTCGCCATTCGCGAAACCACCGGCGCGAAGGCCAAGCCCGGAGCCTCAAAGCAGGAGTCCGCCACACAGTCCACAAAGACCGGCGAATTCCAACTGGAGACCGCACCGAACGTAAATCTTCGTGGAACGCTGTCTGTTCCGCCGACTGCCGGACGGCATCCCGCCGTCCTGCTCTTGGCGCCGGAGTCCATCGATGCTGACAACCCCAGGGCGCAGGCGAACAAAGCGGAGTTTGAAAAGCTCACCGCCGCAGGAAACATAGTCCTGGCGGTTACGCCCTCTCCTTCACCTGCGGGAACGGATGACATGAAGTCGCCGATCCTTGGCCCCTTCTATCTGCTAAGCCTGCGTGCCGAGCTGGTAAAACACACCCTGGTAGGAATGCGTGTGGATGACGTGATCCGCCTCGTCGATGCCCTCGCGAGCCGTCCCGATGTCGATGCCAGCAGGATCACTGCGATCGGCAGCGGACATATGGGCCTCGTGCTGCTGCATGCCGCCGTTCTGGACGCACGTCTCAAGCACATCACGATCGACCACGTCCTCAGCAGCTACCACAGCCTGCTCGAAGCGCCGTTGCCCATCGGCGCGTCAGAGGACATCATCCCCGGCGTGCTGCTTCACTACGACATCCCCGACTTGGCTAAAGCTCTTGGCACCCGCCTGACGGAGACCGAACCACTCAAAGGCACCGACGATCTGAGCCAAACCTCAACGCCGCTGGAGACCCTGCGGAATCAGTAA